In Enoplosus armatus isolate fEnoArm2 chromosome 2, fEnoArm2.hap1, whole genome shotgun sequence, one DNA window encodes the following:
- the LOC139292469 gene encoding echinoderm microtubule-associated protein-like 6 isoform X2, which produces MSDKTAPRCQLRLEWIHGYRGHQCRNNLYYTAGKEVVYFVAGVGVVYNTREHTQKFYLGHNDDIISLAMHPDKVQVATGQVGKDPFICIWDTYAMQTVSILRDVHTHGVACLAFDSDGQRLASVGLDAKNTLCVWDWKRGRVLATATGHSDRIFDVAWDPFQSSRLVSCGVKHIKFWTLCGNALTPKRGIFGKTGDLQTILCVSAAKDELTYSGALNGDIYVWRGITLIRTVQAAHGAGIFSMHACEEGFATGGRDGCIRLWDADFKPITKIDLREAEQGYKGLSIRSVCWKADRILAGTQDSEIFEVMVRDRDKPVLLMQGHSEGELWALDLHPKQPVAVTGSDDRSVRLWSLPDHTLLARCNMEESVRSVSFNNDGSQLALGMKDGSFTVLRVRDMTEVVHIKDRKEVIHELKFSPDGSFLAVGSNDGLVDVYAVAQRYKKVGECSRSSSFITHLDWSVDSRFLQTNDGAGERLFYRMPAGKLVPKEEAKGIHWMTWTGVVGTEVNGIWPKYSNITNVNSVDANYSSAVLVTGDDLGLVKLFRFPCLKKGAKFKKYIGHSAHVTNVRWSNDLQWVVSTGGADHAVFQWRFLPEGVMNGVLEPLLQEGYADSNSGESDSDVSDVPELDSDIEQEAQTSYERQVYKEDLPQLRKKLIGSLKRQKAPDEGLRLQFVHGYRGFDCRNNLFYSQAGEVVYHVAAVAVVYNRLQHSQRFYLGHDDDILSLTVHPLKDYVASAQVGRDPAVHVWDIQTLKCLSLLKGHHSRGVCALEFTADGKSLVSVGIDEFHSIIIWDWKKGERLAKARGHKDKVFVVKSNPFRMDKLVTVGMKHIKFWQHSGGGLTFKRGIFGNLGKQETMMSACYGRSEDLVFSGATNGDVYIWRDTTLVKTIKAHDGPVFAMCSLDKGFVTGGKDGIVELWDDMFERCLKTYAIKRAALSPSSKGLLLEDNPSIRAITLGHGHILLGTKNGEILEIDKSGPMTLLVQGHMEGEVWGVAAHPLLPVCATVSDDKTLRIWELSANHRMVAVRKLKKGGRCCAFSPDGKALAVGLNDGSFLVVNADTLEDMVTFHHRRELISDIRFSQDAGKYLAVASHDSFVDIYNVLTSKRVGICKGAGSYITHIDWDSRGKLLQVNTGAKEQLFFEAPRGRKQNISVAEFEKLDWASWTSVLGPTCEGIWPTLSFVNAASLTKDRKLLATGDDFGFLKLFSFPSRGQFAKFKKYVGHSTNVTNVRWSNDDSMLLSVGGADTALMIWTREPPGHKESKAVDSEESDDDTEEDGGYDSDVAREKVVDYVTKIYSASIRNMSGTRPHLQHKELPVEERPPVSRAAPLPDKLLRNNVTKKKKVVEELLLEHVFGYRGFDCRNNLHYLNDGADIIFHTAAAVVTQNLSAGTQSFYLEHTDDILCLTVNQHPKYQNIIATGQIGDITDLPGLAPSIHVWDAMTKQTLSILRCSHAKGVGYVNFSATGKLLLSVGVEPEHTITVWRWQEGTKVTSKGGHAERIFVVEFRPDSDTQFVSVGIKHIKFWTLVGGSLMYKKGVIGSVEDGRMQTMLSVAFGANNLTFTGAINGDVFVWREHFLVRVVAKAHSGPVFTMYTTLRDGLIVTGGKERPTKEGGAVKLWDQEMKRCRAFQLETGQPVENVRSVCRGKGKILVGTKDGEIIEVGEKNAASNTMINGHTQGGIWGLATHPFKDVFISASDDGTIRIWDLADKKLLNKVSLGHPAKCTSYSPNGEMVSIGMENGEFIVLLVNSLTVWGKKRDRSVAIQDIRFSPDNRFLAVGSVESAVDFYDLSLGPSLNRIGYCKDIPGFVIQIDFSADSKHIQVSTSTYTRQVHEVPLGKIVTEQSVFERITWATWTSILGDEVLGVWPRNTDKADVNCACVSHAGLNLVTGDDFGLIKLFDFPCSEKFAKHKRYFGHSAHVTNIRFSCDDKYVISAGGSDCSLFVWKCQ; this is translated from the exons tctggcGATGCATCCAGATAAGGTCCAGGTGGCGACTGGTCAGGTGGGTAAAGACCCGTTCATCTGTATCTGGGACACCTACGCTATGCAGACCGTCTCCATCCTGAGGGACGTCCACACACACGGAGTGGCCTGCCTGGCCTTCGACTCTGACGGACag CGGCTGGCATCGGTCGGTCTGGATGCCAAGAACACGTTGTGTGTTTGGGATTGGAAGAGAGGACGAGTCCTCGCCACGGCAACCGGACACTCAGACAGA ATCTTTGATGTGGCCTGGGATCCATTTCAGTCCAGCCGTCTGGTCAGCTGTGGAGTCAAACACATCAAA TTCTGGACTCTGTGTGGGAACGCTTTGACTCCGAAGAGAGGGATTTTTGGTAAGACGGGCGACCTGCAGACcatcctgtgtgtttctgcagccaAAGACGAGCTGACGTACTCTGGGGCTCTGAACGGAGACATTTACGTGTGGAGAGGAATCACTCTGATCAGAACTGTACAGGCTGCACACGgg GCAGGGATCTTCAGCATGCACGCCTGTGAGGAAGGATTTGCCACGGGGGGACGAGACGGCTGCATCCGACTGTGGGACGCCGACTTCAAACCCATAACCAAGATCGACCTGAGAGAGGCCGAGCAGGGATACAAAG gtCTGTCAATCCGAAGTGTTTGCTGGAAGGCTGACCGGATTCTAGCAGGGACGCAGGACAGCGAGATCTTTGAGGTCATGGTCCGAGACCGGGACAAACCGGTTCTGTTGATGCAGGGTCATAGTGAGGGCGAGCTGTGGGCTCTTGACCTGCACCCCAAACAGCCAGTCGCCGTCACTGGGAGCGACGACCGCTCCGTCAG gctgTGGAGTCTCCCTGACCACACTCTGCTGGCTCGCTGTAACATGGAGGAATCAGTCCGCAGTGTTTCCTTCAACAACGATGGCTCTCAACTTGCTTTGGGCATGAAGGACGGATCCTTCACCGTGCTGCGTGTCAG GGACATGACGGAGGTCGTGCACATCAAGGACAGGAAGGAGGTGATCCATGAGCTGAAGTTTTCACCGGATGGTTCTTTCCTGGCGGTGGGATCAAACGACGGGCTGGTGGACGTTTATGCTGTTGCCCAGCGTTACAAGAAGGTGGGCGAGTGCAGCCgctcctcctctttcatcaCCCACTTGGACTGGTCGGTCGACAGCCGCTTCCTGCAGACCAACGATGGCGCTGGAGAGCGTCTCTTCTACAGGATGCCAG CGGGTAAGCTGGTTCCTAAAGAGGAGGCGAAGGGGATCCACTGGATGACTTGGACAGGGGTTGTCGGGACGGAGGTGAACGGCATCTGGCCCAAATACTCCAACATCACCAACGTTAACTCTGTGGACGCCAACTACAGCAGTGCTGTGCTGGTGACAGGAGATGACCTTGGCCTCGTCAAACTCTTCAGGTTCCCCTGTCTCAAGAAAG GAGCCAAATTCAAGAAGTACATTGGTCACTCTGCCCATGTGACAAACGTTCGCTGGTCCAACGACCTGCAGTGGGTTGTCAGCACTGGTGGCGCCGACCACGCTGTCTTCCAGTGGAGGTTCCTGCCCGAGGGCGTCATGAACGGTGTCCTGGAGCCCCTCCTCCAAG AGGGTTACGCTGACTCCAACAGCGGAGAGTCGGACTCGGACGTGTCGGACGTCCCGGAGCTTGACTCGGACATTGAACAGGAAGCTCAGACCAGCTACGAACGACAG gtgtaTAAGGAGGACCTTCCTCAGCTGAGGAAGAAGCTGATTGGTTCCCTGAAGCGGCAGAAAGCTCCGGATGAGGGGCTTCGTCTGCAGTTTGTTCACGG gTATCGGGGCTTTGACTGTCGTAACAATCTGTTCTACAGTCAGGCGGGGGAGGTGGTGTACCACGTGGCCGCTGTCGCCGTCGTCTACAACCGGCTACAGCACAGTCAGAGGTTTTACCTCGGTCACGACGACGACATCCTCAGCCTCACCGTACACCCGCTCAAAGACTACGTGGCCTCTGCACAG gtggGCAGAGACCCGGCTGTCCACGTCTGGGACATCCAGACTCTGAAGTGTCTGTCGCTACTAAAAGGACACCACAGCAGAGGAGTGTGTGCCCTGGAGTTCACAG cgGACGGGAAGAGTTTGGTCTCTGTGGGAATTGATGAATTTCACTCAATCATCATCTGGGACtggaagaaaggagagaggctGGCGAAGGCCAG GGGACATAAAGACAAAGTCTTCGTGGTGAAGAGTAACCCGTTCAGGATGGACAAACTGGTGACTGTCGGCATGAAACACATCAAGTTCTGGCAACATTCAg GTGGCGGTCTGACGTTTAAACGGGGGATTTTCGGGAACCTGGGGAAGCAGGAAACGATGATGTCGGCGTGTTACGGACGATCGGAGGACCTGGTCTTCTCCGGAGCCACCAACGGAGACGTTTACATCTGGAGAGACACGACACTCGTCAAGACCATCAAAGCCCACGACGGCCCCGTGTTCGCTATGTGCTCCCTGGACAAG GGTTTTGTGACGGGGGGTAAGGACGGCATCGTGGAGCTCTGGGACGACATGTTTGAGAGATGTTTGAAGACGTACGCCATCAAGAGAGCCGCGCTCTCTCCGTCATCTAAAG gtctgctgctggaggacaaCCCGTCGATCAGAGCGATCACTCTGGGTCACGGTCACATCCTGCTGGGAACAAAGAACGGAGAAATCCTCGAGATCGACAAGAGTGGACCCATGACGCTGCTGGTTCAg ggtcACATGGAGGGGGAGGTGTGGGGTGTGGCGGCTCaccctctgcttcctgtctgcgCCACAGTCAGCGACGACAAAACTCTGAGGATCTGGGAGCTGTCGGCCAATCACCGCATGGTCGCTGTCCGCAAACTCAAGAAGG GTGGGCGGTGCTGTGCCTTCTCTCCTGACGGTAAAGCTCTGGCAGTTGGTCTGAATGATGGCAGCTTCCTGGTGGTGAACGCAGATACGCTGGAGGACATGGTGACCTTCCACCACCGCAGGGAGCTCATCTCAGACATACGCTTCTCCCAAG acgcGGGGAAGTACCTGGCTGTGGCATCCCATGATTCCTTTGTGGACATTTACAACGTCCTGACCAGTAAGAGAGTTGGCATCTGTAAAGGAGCTGGCAGCTACATCACACACATCGACTGGGACTCTAGAG GTAAACTGCTGCAGGTGAACACTGGAGCTAAAGAGCAGCTGTTCTTTGAGGCTCCACGAGGGCGTAAACAGAACATCAGCGTGGCAGag tttgagaagctggactGGGCGAGCTGGACATCTGTTCTGGGTCCGACCTGTGAGGGAATATGGCCGACGCTCAGCTTCGTTAACGCCGCCTCGCTCACCAAAGATCGCAAACTGCTTGCTACCGGAGACGACTTCGGCTTCCTCAAACTGTTCAGCTTCCCATCCAGG GGCCAGTTTGCCAAGTTTAAGAAGTACGTGGGTCACAGCACCAACGTGACGAATGTCCGCTGGTCCAATGATGACTCTATGCTGCTGTCGGTGGGCGGGGCTGACACAGCCCTGATGATCTGGACCAGAGAGCCGCCGGGTCACAAAGAGAGCAAAGCTGTGGACAGCGAGGAGTCGGATGACGACACTGAGGAGGACGGAG ggtATGACAGCGACGTGGCCCGGGAGAAGGTGGTGGACTACGTCACCAAGATCTACTCTGCCAGCATCAGGAACATGTCAGGAACCAGACCTCACCTGCAGCACAAAGAGCTTCCTGTGGAGGAGAG GCCTCCTGTGAGTCGAGCTGCACCGCTGCCTGACAAACTGCTGAGGAACAACGtgaccaagaagaagaaagtggtgGAG gagctgctgctggagcacgTCTTCGGCTACAGAGGCTTCGACTGTCGCAACAACCTGCATTACCTCAACGATGGCGCTGACATCATCTTCCACACTGCAGCTGCCGTGGTCACCCAGAACCTGTCAGCCG GAACTCAGAGTTTCTACCTGGAGCACACCGACGACAtcctctgtctgactgtcaaTCAACACCCAAAATACCAAAACATCATCGCTACAGGACAGATTG GTGACATCACTGACCTGCCAG GCCTcgctccatccatccatgtgtgGGATGCCATGACCAAGCAGACGCTATCCATTCTCCGCTGTTCCCATGCTAAAGGTGTTGGTTACGTCAACTTCAGCGCCACAggaaagctgctgctgtctgtgggaGTGGAGCCTGAACACACCATCACAGTGTGGAGGTGGCAGGAAG GTACCAAGGTGACCAGTAAAGGCGGCCACGCTGAGCGGATCTTTGTGGTGGAGTTCAGACCTGACTCGGACactcagtttgtgtctgtgggaaTCAAACACATCAAATTCTGGACTCTGGTCGGAGGTTCGCTCATGTACAAGAAAGGAGTGATAGGCTCGGTGGAGGACGGCCGCATGCAGACCATGTTGTCTGTTGCCTTTGGTGCT AACAACCTGACGTTCACCGGTGCTATAAACGGAGATGTGTTCGTATGGAGGGAGCACTTCCTGGTAAGAGTGGTGGCGAAGGCGCACAGTGGTCCAGTCTTCACCATGTACACTACCCTGAGGGACGGACTCATCGTCACTGGGGGGAAGGAACGGCC GACTAAAGAGGGTGGTGCTGTGAAGCTTTGGGATCAAGAGATGAAGCGCTGCAGAGCGTTTCAATTGGAGACTGGCCAACCGGTGGAGAACGTCCGATCCGTCTGCAGAGGGAAG GGTAAAATCCTGGTGGGAACAAAAGATGGAGAGATCATAGAGGTTGGAGAAAAAAACGCTGCCTCCAACACCATGATCAATGGACACACTCAGGGAGGGATCTGGGGTTTGGCGACTCACCCTTTCAAAGACGTCTTCATCTCCGCCAGTGATGACGGCACCATCCGAATATGGGACCTGGCTGATAAG AAACTTCTGAACAAGGTGAGTTTGGGTCATCCTGCCAAGTGCACCTCCTACAGTCCCAACGGAGAGATGGTTTCCATTGGTATGGAGAACGGAGAGTTCATCGTCCTGCTTGTCAACTCCCTCACCGTCTGGGGCAAGAAGAGAGACCGCAGCGTTGCTATCCAGGACATACG GTTCAGTCCAGACAACCGGTTCTTGGCAGTGGGTTCAGTTGAAAGTGCTGTGGATTTCTACGACCTCTCTCTGGGACCGTCCCTTAACAGGATTGGCTACTGTAAGGACATCCCCGGCTTCGTCATCCAGATCGACTTCTCTGCTGACAGCAAACATATCCAg GTGTCCACCAGCACCTATACTCGGCAGGTACACGAAGTTCCCTTGGGGAAAATTGTCACAGAGCAGTCTGTCTTTGAGAGGATCACCTGGGCTACCTGGACCAG